A portion of the Vreelandella subglaciescola genome contains these proteins:
- a CDS encoding sodium-dependent transporter has protein sequence MTTSQQPRAQWLGRWGFLLAATGSAVGLGNIWKFPYITGEFGGGAFVLVYLACIFAVGVPVMMTEIALGRRGRGSPVDAIRRVVKESGRGSAWSLVGWMAMLCGFMVLSFYVVVAGWSFSYVWKMLTGGLGGSSVDDMVAVFSANNQSPLNLGFWSTLVTVATMCIVGKGVQKGIEKSVGWMMPGLVLMLLLLIIYGAFSGGFGDAVTFLFAFDASSLSSAGMLAALGHAFFTLSLASGAILTYGSYLPKSASIGRTAIGVAIADTVVALMAGLAIFPAIFANGMDPGEGPGLIFMSLPLAFQSMPMGTLFGVLFFVMLSMAALTSSISMVEATLSWLCDNKGLSRPQAAWSAGIVLWLVSTLAMLSFNVGADWTIGGKNFFDWLDYLTSRFLMPLGGLGMVVLAGFVLKSETFREELALSPTLYAVWLFMVRYVSPLGIVVIFVDALGLYQVSFAAHWPWLLAILVAMVAAGELLSPRLSRAAAVR, from the coding sequence ATGACAACTTCACAACAACCTCGCGCGCAGTGGCTGGGCCGCTGGGGCTTTTTGCTGGCGGCGACCGGCTCGGCGGTCGGGCTGGGTAATATCTGGAAGTTCCCCTACATCACCGGTGAGTTTGGCGGCGGCGCCTTCGTGCTGGTGTATCTGGCGTGTATTTTTGCTGTGGGGGTGCCGGTGATGATGACCGAAATCGCCCTGGGGCGACGCGGGCGGGGGAGTCCCGTGGACGCCATTCGCCGCGTGGTGAAGGAGTCCGGCCGCGGGTCGGCATGGTCGCTGGTGGGCTGGATGGCTATGCTCTGCGGCTTTATGGTGCTGTCATTTTACGTGGTGGTGGCCGGCTGGTCGTTTTCCTACGTGTGGAAAATGCTCACCGGCGGGCTGGGCGGCTCAAGCGTGGACGACATGGTGGCGGTGTTCTCGGCCAATAACCAGAGCCCGCTGAATCTGGGCTTTTGGAGCACGCTGGTCACCGTGGCGACGATGTGTATTGTCGGCAAGGGCGTACAAAAAGGCATCGAGAAAAGCGTCGGCTGGATGATGCCGGGGCTGGTGCTGATGCTGCTGCTGTTGATTATCTACGGGGCTTTTTCCGGCGGCTTTGGCGATGCGGTGACCTTTCTGTTTGCTTTTGATGCCAGCAGCCTGTCCAGTGCGGGGATGCTGGCGGCGCTGGGGCACGCGTTTTTCACGCTGTCGCTGGCCTCCGGCGCGATTCTTACCTATGGCAGCTACTTGCCTAAAAGTGCGTCTATCGGACGTACGGCCATTGGCGTGGCCATTGCCGACACCGTCGTCGCGCTGATGGCGGGGCTGGCGATTTTTCCGGCCATTTTTGCCAACGGTATGGATCCGGGTGAAGGGCCGGGCCTGATTTTCATGAGCCTGCCGCTGGCGTTTCAGTCGATGCCCATGGGTACGCTGTTCGGCGTGCTGTTTTTCGTCATGCTGTCCATGGCGGCGCTGACCTCGTCGATTTCGATGGTCGAGGCGACGCTTTCGTGGCTGTGTGATAACAAGGGGCTATCGCGCCCGCAGGCGGCATGGAGTGCGGGGATCGTGCTGTGGCTGGTGAGCACGCTGGCGATGCTGTCGTTCAACGTCGGCGCCGACTGGACGATTGGCGGCAAAAACTTCTTTGACTGGTTGGACTACCTGACCTCGCGCTTTCTGATGCCGCTGGGCGGGCTGGGCATGGTGGTGCTGGCCGGCTTTGTGCTCAAAAGCGAGACTTTTCGCGAAGAGCTGGCGCTATCGCCGACGCTCTACGCCGTGTGGCTGTTCATGGTGCGCTACGTAAGCCCCTTGGGCATCGTGGTGATCTTTGTCGACGCGCTGGGGCTTTATCAGGTGTCATTTGCCGCCCACTGGCCGTGGCTGCTGGCCATTCTGGTGGCGATGGTTGCCGCCGGCGAACTGCTCAGCCCGCGGCTTTCCCGCGCGGCGGCAGTACGTTAA